A single window of Salvia splendens isolate huo1 chromosome 8, SspV2, whole genome shotgun sequence DNA harbors:
- the LOC121744927 gene encoding AT-hook motif nuclear-localized protein 26-like — translation MDHFNTRDHFNLQHQFHPNSEDEHGGDSPGLNMALNRDGAGNNADSAANKDGGSASTGEGDMSGGSNRRPRGRPAGSKNKAKPPIIISRDSANALRTHVMEVADGSDIMDAVASFARTRQRGVCIMSGTGSVTNVTLRQPGSPGGAVVTLHGRFEILSLAGSFLPPPAPPAATGLTVYLAGGQGQVVGGSVAGQLLASGPVIIMTASFSNAAYERLPLENEENNGMQGQGNSPPQIMADPSLFQGMPPPNLLNTLQMPNEEFWSTGRPPF, via the coding sequence ATGGATCACTTCAACACTAGAGACCACTTCAACCTGCAGCACCAATTCCACCCCAACTCCGAAGACGAGCACGGCGGCGACTCGCCGGGCCTAAACATGGCCCTGAACAGAGACGGAGCCGGCAACAACGCCGACTCCGCCGCCAACAAGGACGGCGGCAGCGCCTCCACGGGCGAGGGCGACATGTCGGGCGGCAGCAACCGGCGCCCCCGCGGCCGCCCCGCCGGGTCGAAGAACAAGGCGAAGCCGCCGATCATCATCTCCCGCGACAGCGCCAACGCCCTCCGGACCCACGTCATGGAGGTCGCCGACGGGAGCGACATCATGGACGCCGTCGCCAGCTTCGCCCGCACCCGCCAGCGCGGCGTCTGCATCATGAGCGGCACCGGCAGCGTCACCAACGTCACCCTCCGGCAGCCCGGCTCCCCCGGGGGCGCCGTCGTCACGCTGCACGGCCGCTTCGAGATCCTCTCCCTGGCCGGCTCCTTCCTGCCCCCGCCCGCCCCGCCCGCTGCCACTGGACTCACCGTCTACCTGGCGGGCGGGCAGGGCCAGGTGGTCGGGGGCAGCGTGGCCGGGCAGCTCCTGGCGTCCGGGCCGGTCATCATCATGACGGCGTCGTTTAGCAACGCGGCGTATGAGAGATTACCGCTTGAGAATGAGGAGAATAATGGGATGCAAGGGCAGGGGAATTCGCCGCCGCAGATCATGGCGGACCCGTCGTTGTTTCAGGGGATGCCGCCACCGAATCTGCTCAACACGTTGCAGATGCCCAATGAGGAGTTTTGGTCCACCGGAAGGCCGCCGTTCTAG